In the Candidatus Schekmanbacteria bacterium genome, TACATAGCTTGTCTTTGATAGATCTGATTCTTGATTTTATAATTAGAAATGAAAATGTTCTTGGATATATCGTTCTATTTGTAAGCTCACTGATTGAATATATCTTTCCTCCCTTTCCGGGTGACACTGTAACCCTTTTTGGAGCATTCTTAATATCTGTAAGAAATTGGAATTTTTTTGCAGTTTTTATGAGTGTCACCGTTGGAAGTGTTATAGGCGCAACGATAGATTATTTTATAGGGAGAAGGTTAGGCAGAAAGAATGGCAATTCTCAGATTCCCAAAATGATTAAGAAAGGAAATATGGTTCTCACAGAAGAACGTTATCTCTATATCAAAGAGAAATTTGAAAAATATGGTGCTTATGTGATAATTTTGAACAGATTTATGCCCGGCGTAAGAGCTTTTTTCTTTGTAGTAGCCGGAATCATCGATATGAAATTTTTGCCTGTTCAATTTTTTAACCTTTTGAGTGTCCTTCTCTGGAATTTTTTGATTATATGGAGCGGTTATTTTGTAGGAAACAATTGGGATAGACTTTTAGGACTTTATTCCCTGTATTCAAAAGCGGTGGGGATAGTTATCTTTATCGTTTTACTTTCCTTGTTGATTCTTTTTTATATTAAAAGAAAAAACGCCAAAAATTGAGTCTCTTGAAATATATTCTTCTTGTAATGCTTTATAAATTGATATAAATAAACATCTTTTTTTAAAGAAAGCTTGCTATGAAGGAAAAAACAGATTGTTATATAACTGAAACCTATAAAAGATTTCCTGTTGAATTTGTCAGAGGTAAAGGAGTTTATCTTTATGACAACATGGGAAAAAAGTATTTGGATTGTCTTAGCGGTATTGCTGTAAATGCACTTGGCTATAGCAATGAGAAACTCCTTGATATAATGAAGCATTGGAATGGGAAGCCCTTGCATCTTTCGAATCTGTTTTATTCAAAGGAGCAGGGTAATCTTGCAGAAGCTATTATTGAAGAAAGCTTCAAAGGGAAGGTTTTTTTCTCAAACAGCGGCACAGAGGCAAATGAAGCGGCTTTCAAGCTTGCAAGAAAATACTCCTTTAAAAGGTATGGGAAAACTGAAAGGTATGAAATCATTACAATGGAGAATTCATTTCATGGAAGAACATTTGCATCGATGGCGGCTACCGGTCAAAGAAAAATTAAAGGTGATTATGCTCCACATCTCCAAGGGTTTAAGCATATCAAATTTAATGACTATAAAGCCCTTTTTGATTCCGTAAGTGACAAAACCTGCGCTGTAATGATAGAAGTTATTCAGGGAGAAGGTGGTGTTATTGAAGCTGATAGGGAATATCTTAAAAAATTGAAAGAATTGTGCGTTGAAAGAGATATCCTTTTTATGGTTGATGAAATTCAAACAGGTCTTGGAAGGACGGGAAAGATGTTTGCATATCAACATTATGATGTAGAGCCAGATATTTTTACTCTTGCAAAAGCATTGGGAGGTGGACTTCCTCTTGGATGTATGGTTGCAAAGGAAAGTATTGCAGGATTCTTTTCTCCGGGAGACCATGCAAGTACTTTTGGAGGCAATCTGCTTGCTTGCGCATTGGGGTTTGAAGTTATAAATCAATTGA is a window encoding:
- a CDS encoding DedA family protein is translated as MSLIDLILDFIIRNENVLGYIVLFVSSLIEYIFPPFPGDTVTLFGAFLISVRNWNFFAVFMSVTVGSVIGATIDYFIGRRLGRKNGNSQIPKMIKKGNMVLTEERYLYIKEKFEKYGAYVIILNRFMPGVRAFFFVVAGIIDMKFLPVQFFNLLSVLLWNFLIIWSGYFVGNNWDRLLGLYSLYSKAVGIVIFIVLLSLLILFYIKRKNAKN
- a CDS encoding aspartate aminotransferase family protein translates to MKEKTDCYITETYKRFPVEFVRGKGVYLYDNMGKKYLDCLSGIAVNALGYSNEKLLDIMKHWNGKPLHLSNLFYSKEQGNLAEAIIEESFKGKVFFSNSGTEANEAAFKLARKYSFKRYGKTERYEIITMENSFHGRTFASMAATGQRKIKGDYAPHLQGFKHIKFNDYKALFDSVSDKTCAVMIEVIQGEGGVIEADREYLKKLKELCVERDILFMVDEIQTGLGRTGKMFAYQHYDVEPDIFTLAKALGGGLPLGCMVAKESIAGFFSPGDHASTFGGNLLACALGFEVINQLRGGIIDNCKSSGAYFKERLLALKDKYDEIVDVRGRGLILGIEFKDEVSHLVEKCLNEGLIINCTAGKVIRFLPPLIITQDEIDEALIIFENVLRTKD